The segment AGCCGGTCCAGGTGGAGACGTCGGTGGTGCCCGTGCCGGAGGCGCCGAGGTAGACGTAGCTGCCGCGCACCCAACCGCTGAGCGTGTACGCGGAGTTGGGCTTGACGGTGACGGTCTGGGAGCAGCGGGCGTTGTCGCTGCCGGCGGGGGTCGCCTGGAGCGCCTTCGTACCGCTGTGGGTGGGGGTGGAGACGACGGCGCCGCTGCCGGCGGTGCAGGTCCAGCCGTCGAGGCCGGCCTCGAAGCCTCCGTTGCGGGCGAGTTCGGCGTCGGCGGCCTGGGCGGCGGGGCCGAGTGCGGCGAGCCCTCCGGCGGCTAGGACGCCCGCGAGGAGCAGGGTGAGAGGTCTGGCGCGGTCCACAACTGCCTCCGGGGGTGGGGGAATCGAGGTGGGAGCGCGCCACAGCATGGTCCAGACCAATCGAGTGGTCAAGACCTCTGTATACGACGTCCGCACGGCGGACGGGCCGGTCCGCCCACCGTACGGACCACACCCCCTATGACCCTCCTCCCGCCCGGCCGATCTGCCCCGCCGCCTCGTGCATCGCCATCTCCAGGAGCGCCGCGTCGGTGAGGGTGCCCGCGCCGTCCGGCGCCACCAGCCAGCGCACCCCACCGGTGGCCCGGCCCGGGTAGGGGACGACGATCCAGGTCCCGGCGCCCGCGCCGCGCACGCCGGTGCCGAGCCAGCGGGTCGCGGTGCCCGGCGGGACGAAGAAGCCCATCCGGGCGTCGCCGAAGTCGGCGAGGACCGGGCCCGGCCGGTCCACCAGGCGGGTCAGCACATCGAGCGTGGGGTAGCCGAGTTCCGCCGGCAGGATCAGGACGTCCCAGCGCCTACCGGCGGGCAGGAGCGCGACCCCGTGCGGGTTGCGCTCCCACTCCCACCGGCAGGCGTCGGGATCGGGTGCGACCGAAACCAGCCACTCCACCGCGCTCTTGGCGCCCGAGGCCCCCGTACCAGTCATCGCAACGGTCTCCTTCCGTGTGGACTCGGTGTCCGTACGGAGAGAGCGATTCGGTCGGCAACTCTTACGCGGTTTCAGCTACCGATCAGTTGTGATGTAGGTCACAGGCGCGAGGAGTGGGGAGAGGGTTCAGCTGTCGAAGCCGAGGCCCATCCGGTCCATCGCCTTCAACCACAGATTGCGGCGACCGCCGTTCTCGTCGGCGCGCGCCATCGCCCACTTGGTGATGCCGATTCCGGCCCAGGCGACCGGCTCGGGCGGGAACGGCAGCGGCTTGCGGCGGACCATCTCCAGCTCCGTGCGCTCGGTGCGCTCCCCCGCGAGCAGGTCGAGCATCACGTCCCCGCCGAAGCGGGTGGCGCCGACGCCGAGTCCGGTGAAGCCGGCCGCGTACGCCACCTTGCCCTGGTACGCCGTACCGAAGAAGGCCGAGAAGCGGGAGCAGGTGTCGATCGCGCCGCCCCAGGCGTGGCTGAAGCGCAGCCCCTCCAGCTGCGGGAAGCAGCGGAAGAAGTGCTCGGCGAGCTTGAGGTACGTCTCCGGGCGGTGGTCCATCTCGGCGCTGATCTTGCCGCCGAAGGGGTAGATCGCGTCGTAGCCGCCCCAGAGGATGCGGTGGTCGGCGGTGATCCGGAAGTAGTGGAACTGGTTGGCGGAGTCGCCGAGTCCCTGCCGGTTCTTCCAGCCGACGGAGGCGAGCTGCTCGGGGCTGAGCGGCTCGGTCATCAGGGCGTAGTCGTAGACCGGGACGGTGTACGGGCGGACGCGCTTGACGAGCGACGGGAAGACGTTGGTGCCGAGGGCGACCCGGCGGGCGAGGACCTTGCCGTACGGGGTGCGCACGCCCATGCCGGCGCCGACCGAGACCAGTTCGAGCCCCGGGGTGTTCTCGAAGATCCGGACGCCCAGGTCCTGGCAGGCGCGCTTCAGGCCCCAGGCCAGCTTGGCGGGGTTGAGCATGGCGACGCCGCGGCGGTCCCAGAGGCCGCCGAGGAAGGTCGGCGAGTCGACCTCGGCGCGGACCGCGTCCCGGTCGAGGAGTTCGAGACCGTCCGCGAGACCGAGCCGGTCGATCTCCTCGTACATCTCGTGGAGTTCGTCGACCTGGTACGGCTCGGTGGCCACGTCGATCTCACCGGTGCGCTCGAAGTCGCAGTCCAGGGAGTAGCGGGCGACCGCCTCCTCGATGCCGTCGAGGTTGCGCTCGCCGAGCTCCTCCAGCTTCGGCAGCTCGCCCGGCCAGCGGGCGAGCCCGTTGCCGAAGCCGTGCGTGAGGGAGGCGGCGCAGAAGCCTCCGTTGCGGCCCGAGGCGGCCCAGCCCACCTCGCGGCCTTCGATCAGTACGACATCCCGGGCGGGGTCGCGCTCCTTGGCGAGGAGCGCGGTCCACAGTCCGCTGTAACCGCCGCCGACGACGAGGAGATCGCACTTCTCGGTGCCGGTGAGGGCGGGCAGGGCGCCGGGCTTGCCGGGGTCTTCCAGCCAGAAGGGGACGGGCTGGGCGTCGGAGAGAGATTGTGCAGCGAGACGCATGGCGACTGGGGCCATGGTTTCCAACTCCTTCGGTGCCTGGGCTGCGTTCTGCTCAGGCTGTTGCTGTTTTCTTGCGCCGGTTCGTAATGATTTGCCCGGCCACGACCACCAGTACCGCAAGGGCGAACATCGCGGTGCCGATGACGTTGATCTGAACGGGGGTTCCGCGCTGTGCCGAGCCCCAGACGAACATGGGGAAGGTGACGGTGGAGCCCGCGTTGAAGTTGGTGATGATGAAGTCGTCGAACGAGAGCGCGAAGGCCAGCAGGGCGCCGGCGGCGATGCCGGGGGCCGCGATCGGCAGGGTCACGCGCAGGAAGGTCTGCGTCGGTCCCGCATAGAGATCGCGCGCGGCCTCCTCCAGACGCGGGTCCATCGACATGACTCGGGCCTTCACCGCCGTCACGACGAACGACAGGCAGAACATGATGTGGGCGATCAGGACCGTCCAGAAGCC is part of the Streptomyces sp. NBC_00250 genome and harbors:
- a CDS encoding ABC transporter permease, translated to MRWIRRNLVVIAGLLTLAYMILPNLVVMAFSFNKPKGRFNYSWQEFSLDAWKDPCGVADMCESLSLSLQLAAWATVGAVVLGTMIAFALVRYRFRARGAINSLIFLPMAMPEVVMAASLLTLFLNMGIELGFWTVLIAHIMFCLSFVVTAVKARVMSMDPRLEEAARDLYAGPTQTFLRVTLPIAAPGIAAGALLAFALSFDDFIITNFNAGSTVTFPMFVWGSAQRGTPVQINVIGTAMFALAVLVVVAGQIITNRRKKTATA
- a CDS encoding NAD(P)/FAD-dependent oxidoreductase, whose protein sequence is MAPVAMRLAAQSLSDAQPVPFWLEDPGKPGALPALTGTEKCDLLVVGGGYSGLWTALLAKERDPARDVVLIEGREVGWAASGRNGGFCAASLTHGFGNGLARWPGELPKLEELGERNLDGIEEAVARYSLDCDFERTGEIDVATEPYQVDELHEMYEEIDRLGLADGLELLDRDAVRAEVDSPTFLGGLWDRRGVAMLNPAKLAWGLKRACQDLGVRIFENTPGLELVSVGAGMGVRTPYGKVLARRVALGTNVFPSLVKRVRPYTVPVYDYALMTEPLSPEQLASVGWKNRQGLGDSANQFHYFRITADHRILWGGYDAIYPFGGKISAEMDHRPETYLKLAEHFFRCFPQLEGLRFSHAWGGAIDTCSRFSAFFGTAYQGKVAYAAGFTGLGVGATRFGGDVMLDLLAGERTERTELEMVRRKPLPFPPEPVAWAGIGITKWAMARADENGGRRNLWLKAMDRMGLGFDS